The Toxorhynchites rutilus septentrionalis strain SRP chromosome 3, ASM2978413v1, whole genome shotgun sequence genome includes a region encoding these proteins:
- the LOC129773668 gene encoding probable cyclin-dependent serine/threonine-protein kinase DDB_G0292550: MASILEIIKTTSSIVPQFDGNIDKLKAFADALNLVKTFETPENKATIINVILTKLEGRARNAFTETPTSVSEISKILKAKITTSPPEQVLAKMANLKQNGGIEQFCLDLEKLVFSLETAYTAKEIPPQVAKSMANKEGVKHLAGGLKNEKTSLIIRAGNFNSYSDAMTKALEENLNNASASVFAYSQTNRNANRFNNNVDTHYNNYRRRPNDFHNRGRNQNNFNRNNFNQNNFQNQPRNNYNRFGQQNQVRDQFSNINPQRNNNNNNRRNTNFNRPQQYIRLTGNESQPTDALQSEPALTLEENKHYGDQH, encoded by the coding sequence atggCTAGCATACTCGAAATAATCAAGACTACATCGTCTATAGTTCCGCAATTCGACGGAAACATAGACAAACTGAAAGCCTTCGCTGACGCTTTAAACTtggtgaaaacatttgaaacaccGGAAAACAAAGCAACCATAATTAACGTCATACTAACCAAACTAGAGGGACGGGCGAGAAATGCATTCACTGAAACACCGACATCGGTGAGCGagataagcaaaattttaaaagcCAAAATAACGACCAGCCCACCGGAACAAGTTCTAGCTAAAATGGCTAACTTAAAACAAAACGGTGGAATCGAACAATTTTGCCTGGATTTAGAAAAATTGGTGTTCAGTTTGGAAACAGCGTACACCGCTAAAGAAATTCCGCCCCAAGTTGCCAAATCTATGGCAAACAAAGAAGGCGTCAAACATTTAGCCGGAgggttaaaaaacgaaaaaacctcgCTCATCATAAGAGCAGGGAATTTCAATTCATACTCCGACGCGATGACTAAAGCGTTGGAGGAAAACTTAAATAATGCGAGCGCATCAGTATTTGCATACTCGCAAACCAACAGAAACGCCAACCGTTTCAACAACAACGTTGACACACATTATAATAATTACAGGCGCAGGCCAAACGACTTCCATAACCGCGGTAGAAACCAAAACAATTTCAACCGCaacaatttcaaccaaaataatttccaaaaCCAACCGCGTAATAACTATAACCGTTTTGGCCAGCAAAACCAAGTTCGAGACCAATTCTCAAACATAAACCCACAgcgaaataacaacaacaacaataggcggaatacaaattttaaccGCCCTCAGCAATACATCCGCCTAACGGGAAACGAGTCACAACCGACGGATGCCCTCCAGTCCGAACCGGCATTGACATTGGAGGAAAACAAACATTACGGAGACCaacattaa
- the LOC129773669 gene encoding uncharacterized protein LOC129773669, giving the protein MGDDRVERKEITTLPQQAESHTHQYFGSSVLFRIVPVTLYGKTGFVNTYAFLDEGSSLTLIEGEIAKQLGVSGETQPLCLRWTGNTSRIEEESKIINVTVGGTGSQKKINMSNVRTVSSLNLPSQTFQLEEAVKQFSYLKQLPIQSYKNAVPKLLIGLDNLQLAVPLKSKQDFSNQYNLHICESITNKDLYDAVKQLYDLEEIGAGKVTLRSREEQRAIDLLEHTTVRVGEKFETGLLWKDDYVELPDSYSMALRRLECIERKMARDPAFKENIHRQIKEFIGKGYIHKATKKELESANPRRTWYLPVGTVMNPKKPGKIRIIWDAAAKVEVVSLNSVLLKGPDQLVPLLGVLFRFRQFKIAVCSDVREMFLQIMMREADKHSQRILWREDPTRDPEIYLADVTTFGSTCSPASAQFVNNKNAREHSNQFPRAAEGILQSTYVDDYLDSFGTEEEACRVSEEVRQIFRNGGFELKNWISNNKSVLEHLGETQTATCKSLITTIHNTERVLGMLWDPEKDDLSFNTQMSDEVQSLLESGKRPTKRQVLRCVMTLFDPIGILSTFLIHGKILVQDLWRAGTGWNENISDNHYGVWTRWIKMVSFIASVRIPRWYFLDAAVQTYKEAELHVFVDASLFAYSCALYLRTIDANGVPQCTLIAAKAKVAPIKPMPVPKLELQGCLLGTRMMKFIQENHFIQIGRRILWTDNSVALAWIRADPRNYKQFVANRVGEIQETTTTDEWRWVPSECNPADEATKWGSGPYFSKDSQWFNGPEFLRSPEQEWPSYSDPIVDPIDEIRPSVYFHTQWEALIDYERFSTWEKLQRCMAYVLRFVNNVSRKGERRIGLIMQQEYEAAETEIIKQVQMEVYADEVMVLRNNQTLPGNKQQSIEKSSKLYQLMPIIDERGMMRQNSRIAAAKHIHLNVRFPLILPRSHRCTELLVNRYHRLYHHANSETIINEIRQLYVIPKLRICKACREKLPALQDTQGAS; this is encoded by the exons ATGGGAGACGATCGTGTAGAA AGGAAAGAGATTACCACGCTACCTCAACAAGCTGAGAGTCACACGCATCAATATTTTGGATCGAGTGTTCTGTTCCGGATCGTTCCTGTAACGCTTTATGGAAAAACCGGTTTCGTTAACACGTATGCCTTCTTAGACGAAGGGTCATCTCTAACGCTGATAGAGGGCGAAATTGCAAAGCAGTTAGGCGTGAGCGGAGAAACTCAGCCGCTGTGCCTACGATGGACAGGCAATACTTCACGCATTGAAGAAGAATCAAAAATAATTAACGTTACCGTCGGCGGAACCGGATcgcagaaaaaaattaatatgtcGAACGTTCGTACAGTGTCTAGTCTGAACCTGCCCAGTCAGACATTCCAATTGGAAGAAGCTGTTAAGCAATTTAGTTATCTCAAGCAGTTGCCCATCCAGAGTTATAAGAATGCTGTACCAAAGCTGTTAATTGGGCTCGACAATCTGCAATTAGCTGTTCctttgaaatcaaaacaag ATTTTTCCAATCAATATAATCTTCATATTTGCGAGAGTATTACAAACAAAGATTTATACGATGCCGTGAAGCAGCTATATGATCTTGAAGAGATTGGAGCAGGGAAAGTTACCCTGCGTTCTAGAGAAGAACAGCGAGCCATAGATTTGCTCGAACATACCACGGTACGAGTTGGTGAGAAGTTTGAGACAGGATTACTGTGGAAGGACGACTATGTAGAACTACCAGATAGCTATTCTATGGCGTTGCGAAGACTAGAATGTATAGAAAGGAAAATGGCACGCGATCCAGCTTTTAAAGAAAATATCCACCGGCAGATTAAAGAGTTCATAGGCAAAGGCTACATTCACAAAGCCACAAAAAAAGAATTAGAGTCAGCGAATCCACGCAGAACATGGTATCTCCCAGTGGGGACGGTAATGAACCCAAAAAAGCCGGGCAAAATACGTATAATATGGGATGCTGCGGCCAAAGTTGAAGTAGTGTCGCTAAATAGTGTTTTGTTGAAGGGGCCCGACCAGTTGGTACCTCTACTAGGTGTGTTATTCCGCTTCCGGCAATTCAAGATAGCGGTATGCTCTGACGTGAGGGAAATGTTTCTACAGATTATGATGCGCGAGGCTGACAAGCATTCACAGAGAATTCTATGGCGTGAAGATCCTACTCGAGATCCGGAAATATACCTGGCCGATGTAACGACTTTTGGATCTACATGTTCACCGGCATCGGCACAATTCGTGAATAACAAAAATGCTCGGGAACACAGCAATCAATTTCCCAGAGCGGCAGAAGGCATTTTACAGAGCACGTATGTGGACGATTATTTAGACAGTTTCGGTACAGAAGAAGAAGCTTGTCGTGTTTCTGAAGAAGTTCGCCAGATTTTCCGCAACGGTGGTTTCGAACTGAAAAATTGGATTTCGAATAATAAAAGCGTGTTGGAGCATCTTGGGGAAACGCAAACTGCTACATGTAAGAGTTTGATAACAACAATTCACAACACTGAACGTGTGCTCGGGATGCTCTGGGACCCTGAGAAAGACGATCTATCATTCAATACTCAGATGAGTGATGAAGTTCAGTCACTATTGGAAAGTGGCAAACGACCAACAAAGCGGCAGGTACTACGATGCGTAATGACTTTGTTTGATCCGATAGGGATTTTATCTACTTTCTTAATCCATGGGAAGATACTGGTGCAAGATTTGTGGCGCGCTGGAACTGGATGGAACGAAAATATCAGTGATAATCACTACGGAGTCTGGACCAGATGGATAAAGATGGTTTCGTTTATTGCGAGTGTTCGCATTCCTCGCTGGTATTTTTTGGATGCAGCGGTGCAAACGTACAAAGAAGCTGAACTTCACGTTTTTGTTGACGCAAGCTTATTTGCATATTCTTGTGCGCTGTATTTGAGAACAATCGATGCTAATGGCGTGCCTCAGTGCACTCTTATCGCAGCAAAGGCTAAAGTAGCACCAATAAAACCTATGCCCGTTCCGAAACTAGAGCTCCAAGGATGCCTCCTGGGAACGAGAATGATGAAGTTTATTCAAGaaaaccatttcattcaaataggAAGAAGAATTTTGTGGACGGACAATTCGGTCGCGCTTGCATGGATTCGAGCAGACCCGAGAAATTATAAACAGTTCGTGGCAAATCGTGTAGGGGAGATCCAAGAAACTACGACTACTGATGAATGGAGATGGGTTCCATCAGAATGCAATCCAGCTGACGAAGCGACAAAATGGGGCAGTGGACCATATTTTAGTAAAGACAGCCAGTGGTTCAACGGACCAGAGTTCTTACGCTCACCGGAGCAGGAATGGCCGAGTTATAGTGATCCAATAGTGGACCCAATCGATGAAATTCGACCGTCAGTATATTTTCATACCCAATGGGAAGCGTTGATAGACTATGAGCGATTCTCTACATGGGAGAAACTGCAACGCTGCATGGCTTACGTACTACGATTCGTGAACAACGTTAGCAGAAAAGGAGAAAGACGCATTGGACTAATCATGCAGCAAGAATACGAAGCAGCTGAAACTGAAATTATTAAACAGGTGCAAATGGAAGTTTACGCAGATGAAGTGATGGTGTTGAGAAACAATCAAACGTTACCGGGAAATAAGCAACAATCGATTGAAAAGTCAAGCAAATTGTATCAACTAATGCCGATAATTGATGAACGAGGTATGATGCGGCAGAACAGCAGAATCGCAGCAGCCAAGCACATTCATCTCAACGTACGTTTTCCGTTAATCCTTCCGAGAAGTCATCGATGTACTGAACTTTTAGTTAACCGATACCATCGTCTCTATCATCACGCGAATTCGGAAACAATTATAAACGAAATTCGTCAGTTGTATGTCATCCCGAAACTACGAATTTGTAAAGCGTGTAGGGAGAAACTGCCAGCTCTGCAAGATACGCAAGGCGCTTCCTAG
- the LOC129773670 gene encoding uncharacterized protein LOC129773670 encodes MAPLPLARLAVYNRPFSYVGVDYFGPLLVKQGRSNVKRWIALFTCLTVRAVHLEMVHSLTTASCISCIRRFVCRLGSPVEFFSDNATNFHGAERILREQINNGIQATFTNSNTKWTFIPPGAPHMGGAWERLVRSVKTAMGDAYTEGKLNDEELQTFIEEAESIVNTRPLTYLPIESIESEALTPNHFLLGSSNGVKLPGIDIVQGTSQDAWNHIQRQLNRFWQRWLKEYLPVIRRQIKWFDETRNVQVGDVVLIADETKRNRWIRGRVIDSIKAQDGHVRQAIVKTSGGVLRRPVSKLAVIDVGISAASEANRPHPGENVSADTSIERSDNPEP; translated from the coding sequence ATGGCACCGTTACCGCTAGCCCGCCTAGCCGTCTATAATCGTCCCTTCAGCTATGTAGGAGTCGATTACTTCGGTCCGTTGTTGGTGAAGCAAGGCCGATCAAATGTGAAGCGATGGATCGCACTATTCACGTGCTTGACGGTGCGCGCAGTTCACCTCGAGATGGTGCACAGTTTAACCACAGCTTCGTGCATTTCCTGTATTCGTAGATTCGTATGCCGCCTTGGTTCTCCTGTCGAATTTTTTAGTGACAACGCCACCAACTTCCATGGAGCTGAACGAATACTTCGAGAACAAATTAATAACGGCATCCAAGCAACCTTTACTAACTCCAACACGAAATGGACGTTCATTCCGCCTGGTGCTCCGCACATGGGGGGCGCTTGGGAGCGGCTTGTCCGCTCGGTGAAGACAGCGATGGGAGATGCCTATACTGAAGGGAAACTAAATGATGAGGAACTGCAAACATTTATCGAGGAAGCAGAAAGCATAGTCAACACTCGACCCCTAACGTATTTGCCTATAGAATCTATCGAATCTGAAGCCCTTACACCAAACCATTTCCTGTTAGGAAGCTCGAATGGAGTCAAACTACCAGGCATAGATATTGTACAGGGAACTTCACAGGACGCATGGAATCACATACAACGTCAACTCAACCGATTTTGGCAACGCTGGTTGAAAGAATATTTACCGGTAATCAGGAGGCAAATAAAGTGGTTCGACGAAACTAGAAACGTACAAGTCGGCGACGTGGTGCTAATAGCCGATGAAACGAAACGTAACAGATGGATACGCGGTCGTGTGATCGATTCGATCAAAGCTCAGGACGGCCATGTACGCCAAGCTATAGTGAAGACGTCGGGAGGAGTTCTCCGTCGGCCAGTATCTAAGCTCGCAGTAATCGATGTAGGAATCAGTGCGGCTAGTGAGGCCAATAGACCGCACCCGGGGGAGAATGTTAGCGCAGATACATCGATTGAACGAAGTGACAACCCTGAACCATAG